A region from the Plutella xylostella chromosome 8, ilPluXylo3.1, whole genome shotgun sequence genome encodes:
- the LOC105388824 gene encoding phosphatidylinositol-glycan biosynthesis class X protein isoform X2 yields MFIFSKILIVFASVSFAASNSCSFSVKIKQILHNEGFHRNLTYNIEFLDEEDEPKPLFKSCVVGLDQTLPAGVFANPDELGDLRRVNKVNAIPKNPVNIESSAEQSSPTSVYVVGKVLSAHVNLWMPVHARYHKAAAGGGQTRTTLPPPRLHLKCPDARLDACDPAVARPVTFLCSSSLKDKCNWKEIQYVMITDTPFWDVPVGNTDHYRVVSIGTALVITIGSMYVLKAILDYKNDNDKKYD; encoded by the exons ATGTTTATATTCAGTAAAATCCTAATTGTTTTCGCAAGTGTATCTTTCGCTGCATCAAATTCGTGCTCTTTTAGTGTAAAAATTAAGCAAATACTACACAATGAAGGATTCCACAG GAATCTAACATACAATATAGAGTTCCTAGACGAGGAGGATGAGCCTAAGCCACTGTTCAAGAGCTGTGTGGTCGGCCTGGACCAGACCTTGCCTGCAGGTGTGTTTGCCAACCCGGACGAATTGGGCGACCTCAGGAGGGTGAACAAG GTGAATGCAATACCAAAGAACCCGGTGAACATTGAGTCATCTGCTGAGCAGTCCAGTCCGACCTCTGTGTATGTGGTGGGCAAAGTCCTCAGTGCCCACGTCAACTTGTGGATGCCCGTCCATGCTCGGTACCACAAGGCAGCTGCTGGTGGCGG ACAAACCCGCACcacgctgccgccgccgcgcctgcaCCTCAAGTGCCCGGACGCGCGCCTCGACGCCTGTGACCCAGCGGTCGCCCGCCCCGTCACCTTCCTGTGCAGCAGCAGCCTCAAGGACAAGTGTAATTGGAAGGAGATCCAGTATGTGATG ATAACCGACACGCCATTTTGGGACGTGCCTGTCGGCAACACGGACCACTATCGCGTGGTCTCCATCGGGACCGCACTCGTCATCACCATCGGCTCCATGTACGTCCTCAAAGCCATCCTCGACTACAAGAACGACAACGACAAGAAGTATGactaa
- the LOC105388824 gene encoding phosphatidylinositol-glycan biosynthesis class X protein isoform X1 — protein MFIFSKILIVFASVSFAASNSCSFSVKIKQILHNEGFHSFFRNLTYNIEFLDEEDEPKPLFKSCVVGLDQTLPAGVFANPDELGDLRRVNKVNAIPKNPVNIESSAEQSSPTSVYVVGKVLSAHVNLWMPVHARYHKAAAGGGQTRTTLPPPRLHLKCPDARLDACDPAVARPVTFLCSSSLKDKCNWKEIQYVMITDTPFWDVPVGNTDHYRVVSIGTALVITIGSMYVLKAILDYKNDNDKKYD, from the exons ATGTTTATATTCAGTAAAATCCTAATTGTTTTCGCAAGTGTATCTTTCGCTGCATCAAATTCGTGCTCTTTTAGTGTAAAAATTAAGCAAATACTACACAATGAAGGATTCCACAG CTTTTTCAGGAATCTAACATACAATATAGAGTTCCTAGACGAGGAGGATGAGCCTAAGCCACTGTTCAAGAGCTGTGTGGTCGGCCTGGACCAGACCTTGCCTGCAGGTGTGTTTGCCAACCCGGACGAATTGGGCGACCTCAGGAGGGTGAACAAG GTGAATGCAATACCAAAGAACCCGGTGAACATTGAGTCATCTGCTGAGCAGTCCAGTCCGACCTCTGTGTATGTGGTGGGCAAAGTCCTCAGTGCCCACGTCAACTTGTGGATGCCCGTCCATGCTCGGTACCACAAGGCAGCTGCTGGTGGCGG ACAAACCCGCACcacgctgccgccgccgcgcctgcaCCTCAAGTGCCCGGACGCGCGCCTCGACGCCTGTGACCCAGCGGTCGCCCGCCCCGTCACCTTCCTGTGCAGCAGCAGCCTCAAGGACAAGTGTAATTGGAAGGAGATCCAGTATGTGATG ATAACCGACACGCCATTTTGGGACGTGCCTGTCGGCAACACGGACCACTATCGCGTGGTCTCCATCGGGACCGCACTCGTCATCACCATCGGCTCCATGTACGTCCTCAAAGCCATCCTCGACTACAAGAACGACAACGACAAGAAGTATGactaa